In Ruminiclostridium papyrosolvens DSM 2782, the following proteins share a genomic window:
- a CDS encoding ABC transporter substrate-binding protein: protein MKLKRFLALFVSVVMSASIFVGCGSSEPTDSTKTEPTATKSASGNILPSAPVKVTFWHSMKGNTAEQLKKMVNEYNSSEGTKKGITVDLIYQGEYDEASTKLSAILQANAANELPDIMQMSSKGIFDVKESKYIYPVQNFIDMDANGINLSELNANALHYAMYNGKVLGLPFSNSSVMLYYNKDMFKAAGLDPNKAPTTLEEMATYVKALTVKNGDKIKTFGLGTKTRFFLLGSWIPMQGSEKYMFDNADGRKGTPTAIAMTKDGTLDHFLKEWEKVLATGGVDFGIASPNEGFQSGLYAMMTASTSSMASIVSKIQNTGTFDVGVAELPRVDANSTKGTGIGGSALYVFDAGNDNKRLGAWDFMKYLATPKVSGDWFMNTGYYAMNSKAYDLPEVKTFLEKNPLYNIILKIADNSKEYPNYLEPWVPAFTDIDTTVQNEIIKLSEGSQDRATTISNIDKKVNMTLKDYLDANGK from the coding sequence ATGAAACTTAAAAGATTTTTAGCATTGTTTGTAAGCGTAGTTATGTCTGCTTCCATATTTGTGGGTTGTGGGTCTTCGGAGCCTACGGACAGCACAAAAACAGAGCCTACTGCAACTAAGTCGGCATCAGGAAATATACTGCCTTCAGCTCCCGTCAAGGTTACTTTCTGGCACTCAATGAAAGGTAACACCGCTGAGCAGCTAAAGAAGATGGTTAATGAGTACAACTCATCAGAAGGTACTAAAAAGGGAATCACAGTAGACCTTATATATCAGGGAGAATACGATGAAGCTTCTACAAAGCTATCTGCTATATTACAGGCTAATGCTGCAAACGAACTTCCTGACATTATGCAGATGAGCTCAAAGGGTATATTTGACGTAAAGGAAAGCAAGTATATCTATCCTGTTCAGAATTTTATTGATATGGATGCCAACGGAATTAATCTAAGTGAGCTTAATGCAAATGCACTGCACTATGCAATGTACAACGGCAAGGTTCTTGGTTTGCCGTTCTCAAACTCATCAGTTATGTTGTACTACAACAAGGATATGTTTAAGGCTGCAGGACTAGACCCAAATAAAGCACCTACAACTTTGGAAGAAATGGCTACATATGTTAAAGCTTTGACTGTTAAGAACGGAGATAAGATTAAAACTTTTGGTCTTGGTACAAAGACTCGTTTCTTCCTGCTGGGATCATGGATTCCAATGCAAGGCAGTGAAAAGTATATGTTTGATAACGCCGACGGCCGTAAAGGTACTCCTACCGCTATTGCAATGACAAAAGACGGAACCCTTGACCACTTCCTGAAAGAATGGGAAAAGGTGCTGGCTACAGGTGGTGTTGATTTTGGTATAGCCAGTCCCAATGAAGGTTTCCAATCAGGTTTGTATGCAATGATGACTGCAAGTACTTCTTCAATGGCTTCAATTGTTTCAAAGATTCAGAATACCGGAACCTTTGACGTAGGTGTGGCTGAACTCCCTCGTGTTGATGCTAATAGTACAAAGGGTACAGGTATAGGCGGTTCTGCATTGTATGTTTTTGATGCCGGAAATGACAATAAGCGTCTTGGTGCATGGGACTTCATGAAATATCTTGCAACCCCAAAAGTATCAGGAGACTGGTTTATGAACACCGGTTACTATGCCATGAATTCAAAAGCTTATGATTTACCGGAAGTAAAGACATTCCTAGAAAAAAATCCTCTGTATAATATTATTCTTAAAATTGCAGACAACTCCAAGGAATATCCCAACTACTTAGAGCCATGGGTTCCTGCGTTTACAGATATTGATACTACCGTACAGAATGAAATTATAAAGCTGAGTGAAGGTTCTCAGGATAGAGCAACTACTATTTCAAATATTGATAAAAAAGTAAATATGACATTAAAAGACTATTTAGATGCAAACGGAAAATAA
- a CDS encoding carbohydrate ABC transporter permease, whose product MCGFKDDATFDSYPPTIFPKDFTYFDNFQHVLFDSLVPRFMLNSLLIAVVVTLVRLLLSMFAAYSFAFFNFKGKNVLFFIIIGTMMIPTEAVLIPNYITISKLGLLNSYVGIMAVYFVSAIQVFMFRQSFKTISGSLREAAFLDGCGDLQFFFQICVPVSKATITALSLNSFVHVWNTYLWPLLVTNRPEMRTVQVGITMLSADDSGVKAPIFAAIAIILLPTIIIFAFGQRNIVRGIASGSVKG is encoded by the coding sequence GCTTTAAAGATGATGCTACATTTGACAGTTATCCGCCGACAATATTTCCGAAAGATTTTACTTATTTTGATAACTTTCAGCATGTTCTGTTTGACTCACTGGTACCCCGGTTTATGCTGAACTCACTACTAATAGCAGTGGTGGTTACACTGGTAAGATTGTTGCTTTCCATGTTTGCGGCGTATTCCTTTGCATTTTTCAATTTCAAAGGTAAAAATGTTCTGTTTTTCATAATAATAGGTACAATGATGATACCAACGGAAGCAGTTTTAATCCCTAACTACATTACTATAAGTAAACTGGGATTGCTTAATTCATATGTAGGTATCATGGCAGTCTATTTTGTATCAGCGATTCAGGTGTTTATGTTCAGGCAAAGCTTCAAGACAATTTCCGGCTCCCTTCGTGAAGCGGCATTTCTTGACGGCTGCGGGGATCTGCAATTCTTTTTTCAGATTTGTGTTCCGGTTTCAAAAGCAACTATTACCGCACTTTCGTTAAACTCTTTTGTTCATGTATGGAACACATACCTGTGGCCTCTGCTTGTTACCAACAGACCTGAAATGAGAACTGTGCAGGTTGGTATAACGATGCTGTCAGCAGATGATTCCGGCGTTAAAGCCCCGATTTTTGCAGCAATAGCAATCATATTGCTTCCTACTATAATTATTTTCGCATTCGGTCAGCGAAACATTGTTCGCGGTATAGCCAGCGGTTCGGTAAAGGGTTAA